One segment of Brassica napus cultivar Da-Ae chromosome C3, Da-Ae, whole genome shotgun sequence DNA contains the following:
- the LOC125583626 gene encoding uncharacterized protein LOC125583626, translated as MSLFTSFLSCFVPKSSSRISSINGSIPKGLSLEKPKSKSESLRAPIIVSYFPVPVASMLSRL; from the coding sequence ATGTCTCTCTTCACGTCTTTCTTAAGTTGCTTTGTTCCAAAATCCAGCTCAAGGATTAGTTCAATCAATGGTAGTATCCCGAAAGGCTTGTCGTTGGAGAAGCCAAAAAGCAAATCTGAATCTCTTAGAGCTccaatcattgtatcttatttcCCCGTGCCCGTGGCTTCAATGCTTTCGCGTTTGTAA